A genomic window from Fibrobacterota bacterium includes:
- a CDS encoding fibro-slime domain-containing protein — protein sequence MSPIGNLASRVSSILCALALSAVAAKTVILQNPWPITEVPYGPSIVQTSGPNTLTSAVFSDKSHWSHTFASDAPGGFYFLNTNSVTGYRYAADGFEVSAATLVPFNLDAQFATKDTVWIVPDTTNPSPRLPSLTTVDPMGKRMVVLFRSPWTSTPSFQVESQAWANFVQTSVGSRWYSTRVGHFTSLKMAIRDYYGSYYLGPTGQTTTSSTVLTLDSTWVKNDTVWILGNSSAPPQILSSAPAALVVMLKNPWALTNPGVAPGIALDGATAYTSMSSAAGWPGWYSFVAPSMLGTVSFRDGLSGSTFLSSVGITPSRGTFLLDTALAKNDTVWVVPSASGIHSVLSAPPVDRSVTLMLRNPWDSLNPGQPPFARIEASDWAPLTAAPGGWYSLSTSISGTRLQVAVRNATGTSYLSSLGLTTSSSNYMVLDTALSKNDTIWIVPQATNYLLARPTEPSPRQGVVMLLNPWEATYPGLSPRVEIESQGQALMSPVAGMPGWYSAPIQVYGSLLATFWDNTKNYSRGRYVLDTALARNDTIWVVFPASSSVPTASSVRPAERTMTILFKSPWDTTAPYLPGSVQVEGRAWAPLVPVSGAAGWYAATMDFFATLQVGIRDSKGTSFIGYNGTTTSSSASLLLDTAYARNDSVWIVGGAGLGTPTGVFTKEPSIRPLTVILQNPWEAAAPGAAPSILVNGRNWHSFQAYAPRPGWYSTSLDFYGSLVVQVRNAAKTSYLYYGGTTTSISLAMALDTAYAKNDTIWIVAGPTSAPRIFSVDPDPKPIVLMLKNPWQATDSGQIPQVQIEGGGWILFVPVVGDSGWFSASSSFISSLQTTIRLGMGTGYLGPDGTSSQFASLVLDSLVKRNDTIWIMDGAGGKPVRFRTMDPKTSKVVMVFNPWDGVFPLQRPVAFLAGRPDGQVLSPSIDQCGWYFLETESFPKEILLRSSRTGESFGASGIGSTTGLDLAGNLTDTVWVAPAASGARVSHMATPDRGVCALALVPATVRDLKYTTIGQGSSGLVTNLVTNLLGPDRKPVIRRGSPGLPLQKAWFHDSTGVNATTCRDMAMKLDTATGVYRMANSNFYPVDDFTNLPGGAVNPFNDRVSSGYANNLGFCLESHGQFRYRRGQKDTISGQDDIFHYIDGRLVANLGGTHGTLTSSVGFDTLGLVEGNVYPWDLFFCDRMSSFSVLNWTMPGMLANPVARVDSSVTGNVSTLRVSSVRSSGQGCGRVEALAPTRGDVRLKALYDTAWTALQSGVHHGGIRVLDSSGVQVDTSAIVGLPYGIYVVRLRAGNDTLVFRDLVFEVEPPPGTHPYVPNARCDLFTAPLLGSKGCINLGDLDGDTLRVSRNTTRLSTEGLVLCGSASTVVPGTDIVYLLDNSGSMSGSDPTNQRGIILQDALALHNQAAPGSHAAYIPFTGSGNYSPTQLYSLSNPVEFADLTNSINAVSGGDTYYARPLGWARALLQGAKSGTQVQAPSQNKNKAIIMISDGVPGDASASLSVLRPGATTTHLNSTWTLPADSSVPVFGFMITTSNDAMTMGKALYDITQATRGEFIVIPPNDPDSLRSAMMTVLGSIVARARPDTLGITNQTNGQISRGLSGGHEGDGWRFRLDSLVGLEPGVNDLRLRGVLSTDRGDSVVDARWTVVVGDSSESFMVGGKDSTLMVSCHAPTKLKIRPPLDTTRHFADSRDGSLGFYLDARYDKLLRNTVAFWTDVSQDSGRKTLGTATTPDGIRAYSNIAIPWTALAVSRKDSSVQTDFGWDTVRAVYRTPRDRRDSAVGLLPVFRDWPVMVTLSPDTLKADKGEFLVTVRDPNILVDTVRVKIHQNRRDSVWLVLRRDSAGKFTARVPFAQGATVVLTDSILQAGPYRVVVLDSVFALYQTKRDTAILRRPDPRLRFVDASGRLLDSMPRRVLGVGALDTIRLGLYVDTTMISNSTDSVHLTVPSWLSLRTLAGGTNTGRMRLASGKISFVVAATGPGFDGDVRITRPAGPDTLHRRIDVGGLRLRFVDGAGGLMDTARIDMDYLSDTLLRVEVWDGAALCATCDGWMTDSVSNGRVRYLDSLGKAVDSIAIRAGRAVFRMGADGPVSGAMVVLKSPALWARGVAAPVDFRPYRLRYVDGAGKVVDSARVDRDMMTDTLLRVEAWGRSGLCLSCTGKLGVLASALGVSLADSAGKATDSIAVSGGRGLLRIGSDRPVSGAKVTLSGVFLGAASVVSPVTFRPYRLRFVGRDGSVSDSFTADTLARRAVLVTVEVWGGGGPVRWNGRLRIDSAGSTLAIADTSGKSGSVFAVVDGRATFQVRSDAPATSRLKISVDSIGSSSIVGPVTWRIPSPDSAVYLDGNGDGGLDRIVVRFAFPWNPDNDLSFSWPDSGSVLDLSKASRKVSADSLSVEWSFDRAQSPRTTAWRKGTIPARFQWNASATGIAFPAVERIAPVPVRARILRGKGADTLVVWTSERLDARPIASGADLVRRSFPGSARVVSGNPSWDSARQALLLPIDAGAIDSIVRPTDSVRFSPGGGVRDLHGTMVADSAPSVEVEGADPTPLRAVVSDADGDGRADQVVLRFARAPKVVDAFRFSWPARDGKLHLREAKASAAKEDSAGRMLTFRLEPWEFGATQCDSVGCSDLGRMQTTRWGDTLVGTFALEDGVLPVILKAQLRFRRSDRDPDTLRARMSETVKAEDGARWLRYGKPSKDSLGSGIERLGQSQKDRRVLELLVDSSFAAQDGDSVRLAAWPEGGVEDLVGNRPGRFVHWTALELGAPRVKLVAMAWPDVARYQGWSVPPSEPTLSVFVRSGQNAPWKTVEGQAPKQDASHYTGILLKTNKALEGAVLYLYDNMGVAMAFVDLADVQKALRENRLESSLRGDLDAWIAWNGMTRRGTMAPSGVYIARVVGWVIIDGKREVVNQVYTLGWHNPYPVAPPPDLEFLPQNDWTGW from the coding sequence GTGTCCCCAATCGGCAATCTGGCCTCCCGTGTTTCCTCGATTCTTTGCGCGCTTGCGCTTTCCGCCGTCGCGGCCAAGACCGTGATCCTGCAAAATCCGTGGCCGATCACGGAGGTGCCCTACGGGCCTTCGATCGTCCAGACGTCAGGCCCCAACACGCTGACCTCGGCCGTGTTCAGCGACAAGAGCCATTGGAGCCACACCTTCGCCAGCGATGCTCCAGGCGGCTTCTACTTCCTCAACACCAACTCGGTCACCGGTTACCGGTACGCCGCAGACGGTTTCGAGGTTTCCGCGGCAACCCTCGTCCCCTTCAACCTGGATGCCCAGTTCGCCACCAAGGACACGGTGTGGATCGTTCCCGATACCACCAATCCGAGCCCTCGGCTACCTTCGTTGACCACGGTAGATCCGATGGGCAAGCGGATGGTGGTCCTGTTTCGCAGCCCTTGGACCTCCACTCCATCCTTCCAGGTGGAATCCCAGGCTTGGGCGAACTTCGTCCAAACTTCCGTCGGGAGCCGATGGTATTCCACTCGTGTGGGCCATTTCACCAGCCTGAAAATGGCCATCCGCGACTACTACGGCAGCTACTACCTGGGTCCCACCGGACAGACCACGACCTCCAGCACCGTGCTCACCCTCGATTCCACGTGGGTCAAGAACGACACGGTGTGGATCCTGGGAAATTCCAGCGCGCCGCCGCAGATCCTGAGCTCGGCTCCTGCGGCTTTGGTGGTCATGCTCAAGAATCCATGGGCCTTGACAAATCCTGGCGTCGCTCCTGGCATCGCCCTCGATGGCGCGACCGCGTACACTTCCATGTCGAGCGCGGCGGGATGGCCAGGCTGGTACTCCTTCGTCGCCCCCAGCATGCTGGGCACGGTTTCCTTCCGCGATGGTCTTTCGGGATCCACCTTCTTGAGCTCCGTCGGGATCACCCCCAGCCGTGGAACGTTCCTGTTGGACACGGCTTTGGCCAAGAACGACACGGTCTGGGTGGTTCCTTCCGCTTCCGGCATCCATTCCGTCCTGAGCGCTCCCCCGGTCGATCGATCGGTCACGTTGATGCTGAGAAACCCCTGGGATTCCCTCAATCCGGGCCAGCCGCCCTTCGCCCGCATCGAGGCCTCCGATTGGGCGCCGCTGACCGCGGCGCCTGGAGGCTGGTATTCCCTGTCCACATCGATCTCGGGAACGAGGCTGCAGGTGGCAGTCCGCAACGCGACTGGCACGTCCTATCTGAGCTCCCTGGGGTTGACGACTTCTTCATCCAACTACATGGTCCTGGACACCGCGCTGTCGAAAAACGACACGATCTGGATCGTGCCGCAGGCGACCAACTACCTCCTGGCCAGACCCACCGAGCCTTCGCCGCGCCAAGGGGTGGTCATGCTCCTCAATCCTTGGGAAGCCACCTACCCGGGATTGTCCCCTCGCGTGGAGATCGAATCCCAGGGGCAGGCGCTGATGTCTCCCGTGGCGGGGATGCCGGGATGGTACAGCGCCCCGATCCAAGTCTACGGAAGCCTGCTGGCCACTTTCTGGGACAACACGAAGAACTATTCGAGAGGACGGTATGTCCTGGACACGGCCTTGGCCCGCAACGACACCATCTGGGTCGTCTTCCCCGCCTCGTCGTCGGTCCCGACCGCATCCAGCGTCCGGCCTGCGGAAAGGACCATGACCATCCTGTTCAAGAGTCCGTGGGACACCACCGCCCCGTATTTGCCAGGATCCGTCCAAGTGGAAGGGAGGGCCTGGGCACCCTTGGTCCCCGTGAGCGGGGCGGCGGGATGGTACGCGGCCACCATGGACTTCTTCGCGACCTTGCAAGTGGGCATACGCGACTCCAAGGGGACCTCGTTCATCGGCTACAACGGAACCACCACTTCGAGTTCGGCGTCCCTGCTGTTGGACACGGCCTACGCCCGAAACGATTCGGTCTGGATCGTCGGCGGTGCGGGACTCGGCACTCCGACGGGAGTGTTCACCAAGGAGCCGTCCATTCGTCCGTTGACGGTCATCCTCCAGAATCCCTGGGAAGCGGCGGCCCCCGGGGCGGCGCCATCCATCCTGGTCAATGGCAGAAATTGGCACTCGTTCCAGGCCTACGCGCCGCGTCCGGGATGGTATTCCACTTCGCTGGATTTCTACGGGTCGCTGGTGGTTCAGGTCCGCAACGCCGCCAAGACCTCCTATCTGTACTACGGCGGCACCACCACGAGCATCTCCCTTGCGATGGCCTTGGATACGGCCTATGCCAAGAACGACACCATCTGGATCGTGGCGGGTCCCACTTCCGCTCCGAGGATCTTCTCGGTCGATCCGGACCCCAAGCCGATCGTCCTGATGCTGAAGAATCCTTGGCAGGCGACCGATTCCGGGCAAATCCCACAGGTGCAGATCGAAGGGGGAGGTTGGATCCTGTTCGTCCCTGTCGTGGGGGATTCCGGTTGGTTTTCGGCCTCCTCCAGTTTCATCTCGAGCCTTCAGACGACGATCCGCCTGGGCATGGGAACCGGTTATCTGGGACCCGACGGCACCTCGAGCCAGTTCGCCTCGCTGGTGCTGGACTCGCTGGTCAAGCGAAACGACACGATCTGGATCATGGATGGCGCCGGCGGCAAACCGGTGCGTTTCCGCACCATGGATCCGAAGACATCCAAGGTCGTCATGGTGTTCAACCCGTGGGACGGCGTGTTCCCTCTGCAACGGCCGGTGGCATTCCTGGCGGGGAGACCTGATGGACAGGTTCTGTCTCCTTCGATCGACCAGTGCGGATGGTACTTCCTGGAAACGGAGAGTTTCCCCAAGGAGATCCTCCTGCGTTCCTCCCGCACCGGGGAATCCTTCGGCGCGTCGGGAATCGGTTCCACCACCGGCTTGGATCTGGCGGGCAACCTCACCGACACCGTCTGGGTCGCTCCCGCAGCCTCCGGCGCGCGGGTCTCCCACATGGCGACTCCCGACAGGGGCGTTTGCGCGCTCGCGCTCGTCCCGGCGACGGTCCGCGATTTGAAATACACGACGATCGGCCAGGGAAGCTCGGGTCTGGTCACGAACCTGGTGACCAATCTGCTGGGCCCGGATCGCAAGCCGGTGATCCGCAGAGGAAGCCCGGGATTGCCCTTGCAGAAGGCGTGGTTCCATGATTCCACGGGGGTGAACGCCACGACCTGCCGGGACATGGCCATGAAGCTGGACACGGCCACGGGGGTCTACCGGATGGCCAATTCGAACTTCTACCCCGTCGACGATTTCACGAACCTGCCGGGTGGCGCTGTCAATCCGTTCAACGACAGGGTCTCGAGCGGGTACGCCAACAATCTCGGATTCTGTCTGGAAAGCCACGGCCAATTCCGGTACCGGAGAGGTCAGAAGGACACGATCTCCGGACAGGACGACATCTTCCACTACATCGATGGAAGACTGGTCGCCAATCTCGGCGGAACGCACGGAACGCTGACGAGCAGCGTCGGATTCGACACGCTGGGGTTGGTCGAGGGGAACGTCTATCCCTGGGACCTGTTCTTCTGCGACCGCATGAGCTCCTTCTCCGTCCTCAATTGGACCATGCCGGGAATGCTCGCCAATCCCGTGGCCCGCGTGGACTCCTCGGTGACAGGAAATGTCTCGACTTTGAGGGTGTCTTCCGTCCGGTCCAGCGGCCAGGGCTGCGGTCGGGTGGAGGCTTTGGCGCCCACACGCGGTGATGTGCGGCTGAAAGCGCTGTACGATACGGCGTGGACCGCACTCCAGTCGGGCGTGCACCACGGGGGGATCAGGGTCCTGGACAGTTCCGGCGTGCAGGTGGACACCTCCGCGATCGTCGGGCTTCCCTACGGCATCTACGTGGTCAGGTTGCGCGCAGGAAACGACACGTTGGTGTTCCGCGACCTGGTCTTCGAAGTGGAGCCTCCGCCGGGAACCCACCCCTACGTTCCCAACGCGCGCTGCGACCTGTTCACCGCTCCGCTCTTGGGGTCCAAAGGGTGCATCAACCTTGGCGATCTGGACGGAGATACCTTGCGGGTCTCGCGAAACACCACCCGTCTTTCCACCGAGGGACTGGTCTTGTGCGGCTCCGCCAGCACGGTGGTTCCCGGAACGGACATCGTGTATCTGCTGGACAATTCCGGCAGCATGTCCGGCAGCGACCCCACCAACCAGCGTGGGATCATTCTGCAAGATGCCCTCGCCTTGCACAACCAGGCCGCACCGGGTTCGCATGCGGCGTACATCCCCTTCACCGGATCCGGCAACTACAGCCCCACCCAGCTGTACAGCCTCTCCAATCCCGTCGAGTTCGCCGACTTGACGAATTCGATCAACGCGGTCAGCGGAGGGGACACGTATTACGCGAGGCCTCTGGGGTGGGCGCGCGCGTTGCTCCAGGGCGCGAAAAGCGGCACCCAGGTGCAAGCACCCTCGCAGAACAAGAACAAGGCCATCATCATGATTTCCGATGGCGTGCCAGGCGATGCGAGCGCCTCGCTGAGCGTGCTGCGTCCCGGCGCCACGACCACCCATCTGAATTCCACATGGACCCTTCCGGCCGACTCCTCGGTGCCGGTCTTCGGCTTCATGATCACCACTTCGAACGATGCGATGACCATGGGCAAGGCGCTCTACGACATCACCCAGGCCACGCGCGGCGAATTCATCGTGATTCCCCCCAACGACCCGGACAGTTTGCGGTCGGCGATGATGACCGTTCTGGGAAGCATCGTCGCGCGTGCCAGACCCGACACCCTGGGCATCACCAACCAGACCAACGGACAGATTTCGCGCGGATTGAGCGGAGGGCACGAAGGGGACGGTTGGCGATTCCGGCTGGATTCCCTGGTGGGATTGGAGCCGGGCGTGAACGATCTGCGATTGCGCGGCGTGCTGTCCACCGACCGGGGCGATTCCGTCGTCGATGCGCGATGGACGGTCGTCGTGGGCGATTCGTCGGAATCCTTCATGGTGGGTGGGAAGGACTCGACCTTGATGGTTTCCTGCCATGCCCCGACCAAACTGAAGATCCGGCCTCCTTTGGACACGACGCGCCATTTCGCCGATTCGCGCGACGGCTCGCTTGGATTCTATCTCGATGCCCGCTACGACAAGCTGCTGCGGAACACCGTGGCGTTTTGGACGGACGTTTCGCAGGATTCCGGCCGCAAGACTCTCGGCACGGCCACGACCCCCGATGGAATCCGCGCCTACTCCAACATCGCGATCCCCTGGACGGCGCTTGCCGTTTCGCGCAAGGACTCCTCCGTGCAGACGGATTTCGGCTGGGATACGGTCCGGGCCGTCTACCGCACGCCGCGGGATCGGCGCGATTCGGCCGTGGGGCTTCTGCCCGTCTTCCGCGATTGGCCGGTGATGGTGACGCTTTCGCCGGACACCCTCAAGGCCGACAAGGGCGAGTTTCTGGTGACCGTGCGCGATCCGAACATCCTGGTGGATACCGTTCGCGTGAAGATCCACCAGAATCGTCGGGATTCGGTCTGGCTCGTGCTGCGCCGCGACAGCGCGGGCAAATTCACGGCGAGGGTGCCGTTCGCGCAGGGCGCGACCGTGGTGCTGACCGACAGCATCCTGCAGGCCGGGCCATACCGGGTCGTCGTGCTCGATTCGGTGTTCGCCCTGTACCAGACCAAGCGCGATACGGCGATCCTTCGTCGGCCCGATCCGCGCCTGCGCTTCGTGGACGCGTCCGGAAGGCTCCTGGATTCGATGCCCCGTCGCGTGCTGGGCGTCGGAGCGCTGGATACCATCCGATTGGGACTTTACGTGGATACGACGATGATCTCCAATTCCACGGACAGCGTCCATCTGACCGTGCCTTCGTGGCTTTCGCTGCGGACCCTGGCCGGCGGGACGAACACGGGGCGGATGCGTCTGGCTTCGGGCAAGATCTCCTTCGTGGTCGCAGCGACCGGCCCCGGCTTCGATGGCGATGTGCGCATCACCAGGCCGGCGGGTCCGGACACGCTGCATCGGCGCATCGATGTCGGCGGATTGCGGTTGCGGTTCGTCGATGGCGCGGGAGGCCTGATGGACACCGCACGCATCGACATGGACTACCTGTCCGACACCCTCCTTCGCGTGGAAGTCTGGGATGGTGCCGCGCTTTGCGCGACCTGCGACGGATGGATGACGGATTCGGTTTCGAATGGACGAGTCCGCTATCTGGATTCGCTCGGCAAGGCGGTCGACTCCATCGCGATCCGTGCCGGACGTGCGGTGTTCCGCATGGGCGCCGATGGGCCCGTGTCCGGGGCCATGGTGGTCCTGAAGTCGCCCGCGCTCTGGGCGCGGGGCGTGGCTGCTCCCGTCGATTTCCGTCCGTATCGTCTTCGCTACGTGGATGGAGCGGGGAAGGTCGTGGACAGCGCCAGGGTGGATCGCGACATGATGACCGACACCCTTCTGCGCGTCGAGGCTTGGGGACGGTCCGGTCTTTGCCTTTCCTGCACGGGCAAGCTCGGCGTCTTGGCTTCCGCTTTGGGGGTCTCGCTCGCCGATTCGGCCGGGAAGGCGACGGATTCCATTGCCGTCAGTGGCGGCCGCGGACTCTTGCGGATCGGATCGGACCGGCCCGTGTCGGGAGCGAAGGTGACGCTTTCCGGGGTGTTCCTGGGCGCGGCGTCCGTGGTATCACCTGTCACTTTCCGTCCGTACCGCCTGAGATTCGTCGGTCGTGACGGTTCGGTCTCGGACTCGTTCACGGCGGACACCCTGGCGCGGCGCGCTGTCTTGGTGACCGTCGAGGTCTGGGGCGGCGGTGGTCCCGTGCGCTGGAACGGGAGATTGCGCATCGACTCGGCCGGATCGACCCTGGCGATCGCCGACACCTCCGGAAAGTCCGGCAGCGTCTTCGCCGTGGTGGATGGCCGCGCGACCTTCCAGGTCCGTTCCGACGCTCCCGCCACCTCCCGCTTGAAGATCTCGGTGGATTCGATCGGCTCGAGCTCGATCGTCGGTCCGGTCACCTGGCGGATTCCCTCGCCGGATTCGGCGGTCTACCTCGACGGAAACGGCGATGGCGGATTGGATCGAATCGTCGTGAGGTTCGCCTTCCCCTGGAATCCGGACAACGACCTTTCCTTCAGCTGGCCGGACTCCGGCAGCGTGCTGGATCTCTCGAAAGCTTCACGGAAAGTGTCGGCGGATTCGCTGTCGGTGGAATGGTCGTTCGATCGCGCGCAATCGCCCAGGACCACGGCCTGGCGGAAAGGAACGATCCCGGCCCGGTTCCAATGGAACGCGTCGGCGACGGGGATCGCCTTCCCGGCAGTGGAGCGCATCGCGCCCGTTCCCGTCCGTGCGAGGATCCTGCGCGGGAAAGGCGCGGACACGTTGGTCGTCTGGACATCCGAAAGATTGGATGCCCGTCCGATCGCGAGCGGTGCGGACCTCGTGCGCCGGTCGTTCCCGGGATCTGCTCGGGTTGTTTCCGGGAATCCATCGTGGGATTCGGCACGGCAGGCGTTGCTGCTTCCCATCGACGCCGGCGCGATCGATTCGATCGTCCGCCCGACGGATTCCGTCCGATTCTCGCCCGGTGGTGGCGTGCGCGATCTCCACGGAACGATGGTCGCCGACTCCGCTCCCTCGGTGGAGGTGGAAGGCGCGGATCCGACCCCGCTGCGCGCCGTGGTGTCCGACGCGGACGGAGATGGTCGAGCGGACCAGGTGGTATTGCGCTTCGCGCGCGCTCCGAAGGTGGTCGATGCCTTCCGGTTTTCCTGGCCCGCTCGCGACGGCAAGTTGCACTTGCGCGAAGCGAAAGCTTCGGCGGCCAAGGAGGATTCCGCTGGAAGAATGCTCACGTTCCGCCTCGAGCCATGGGAATTCGGCGCGACCCAATGCGATTCGGTGGGTTGCTCCGATCTGGGCCGGATGCAGACCACCCGCTGGGGCGATACCCTGGTCGGCACGTTCGCGCTGGAAGACGGAGTCCTTCCGGTGATCCTGAAGGCGCAGCTTCGGTTCCGGCGGAGCGATCGCGATCCGGATACCCTGCGCGCACGGATGTCGGAAACTGTCAAGGCGGAAGATGGAGCACGGTGGCTGCGCTACGGGAAGCCATCGAAGGATTCGCTCGGCTCGGGGATCGAACGGTTGGGGCAGAGCCAGAAGGATCGCAGGGTCCTGGAGCTTCTGGTGGACTCCAGTTTCGCCGCGCAGGACGGCGATTCGGTCCGTCTGGCCGCTTGGCCGGAGGGTGGCGTGGAGGACCTTGTCGGGAATCGTCCTGGCCGGTTCGTGCACTGGACCGCCCTGGAATTGGGCGCGCCGCGGGTGAAGCTCGTGGCCATGGCCTGGCCGGACGTCGCCAGGTACCAGGGCTGGTCGGTTCCGCCGTCCGAGCCGACGTTGTCGGTGTTCGTCCGCTCCGGACAAAACGCGCCTTGGAAGACCGTGGAGGGACAAGCGCCCAAGCAGGATGCGTCGCACTACACGGGCATCCTGCTGAAGACCAACAAGGCGTTGGAAGGTGCCGTGCTGTACCTCTACGACAACATGGGCGTGGCCATGGCGTTTGTCGATCTGGCGGATGTCCAGAAGGCCTTGCGGGAGAACCGGCTCGAGTCCTCCTTGCGCGGCGACTTGGACGCGTGGATCGCGTGGAACGGAATGACCCGCCGTGGCACCATGGCGCCTTCCGGAGTCTACATCGCGCGCGTGGTGGGTTGGGTGATCATCGATGGAAAACGCGAGGTGGTCAACCAGGTCTACACCCTGGGCTGGCACAACCCATACCCTGTGGCGCCGCCGCCGGATCTGGAATTCCTGCCGCAAAACGACTGGACCGGCTGGTAG